Proteins from one Pseudomonas sp. KBS0710 genomic window:
- a CDS encoding phosphatidate cytidylyltransferase, producing the protein MDSQTLMLFGGIGAILVLASLIGLILKLRTRGTPNAVVDNLNARINAWWVMVVVIGIAFWLGTGAVILLFYAVSFYALREFLTLTPTRRSDYPALVAAFYLALPLQYLLIYADWYGLFSIFIPVYVFLLLPILASLGGDSTHFLERASKVQWGLMIAVFCVSFVPALLTLDIPGYEGRNLLLIAYLVIVVQLSDVLQYVCGKLFGKHKIAPNLSPSKTVEGFVGGILLSSLIGAALWWTTPFNPWQSFLIALLINLLGFAGGIVMSAIKRDRGVKDWGHMIEGHGGMLDRLDSVCFAAPIFFHLVRYWWT; encoded by the coding sequence ATGGATAGCCAAACCCTGATGTTGTTCGGCGGAATCGGCGCGATCCTGGTGCTTGCCTCGCTGATCGGCCTGATCCTCAAACTGCGCACCCGTGGCACACCCAATGCGGTGGTCGACAACCTCAACGCCCGCATCAACGCGTGGTGGGTGATGGTGGTGGTGATCGGCATCGCCTTCTGGCTCGGCACCGGCGCGGTGATCCTGCTGTTCTATGCGGTGTCGTTCTATGCCTTACGCGAATTTCTTACCCTTACGCCCACCCGCCGCAGTGACTACCCGGCGCTGGTAGCCGCGTTCTATCTGGCGCTGCCGCTGCAATACCTGCTGATTTATGCCGACTGGTACGGGCTGTTTTCGATCTTTATCCCCGTGTATGTGTTCCTGCTGCTGCCGATCCTTGCTTCGCTGGGCGGCGACAGCACGCACTTTCTGGAGCGGGCGTCGAAGGTGCAATGGGGCCTGATGATCGCGGTGTTCTGCGTGTCGTTCGTGCCCGCCCTGCTGACACTCGACATTCCCGGCTACGAAGGCCGCAACCTGTTGCTGATCGCTTACCTGGTGATCGTGGTGCAACTGTCGGACGTGCTGCAGTACGTGTGCGGCAAGCTGTTCGGCAAACACAAGATCGCGCCCAATCTGTCGCCGTCCAAAACCGTAGAAGGCTTTGTCGGCGGGATTCTGCTGTCGTCCCTGATCGGCGCGGCGCTATGGTGGACCACGCCGTTCAACCCATGGCAGTCATTCTTGATCGCGCTGCTGATCAACCTGCTGGGCTTCGCCGGCGGCATCGTGATGTCGGCGATCAAGCGCGACCGGGGCGTGAAGGACTGGGGGCACATGATCGAAGGCCACGGCGGGATGTTGGATCGCCTGGATTCGGTATGTTTCGCCGCGCCGATTTTCTTCCATCTTGTGCGCTACTGGTGGACCTGA
- a CDS encoding 1-acyl-sn-glycerol-3-phosphate acyltransferase gives MLEPVVATLITSMARTVTGARSLWLGCAPVPVQRIYFANHSSHGDFVLLWASLPQNLRKFTRPVAGSDYWNQSALRRYIINRVFNGVLIDRERKDPVDNPLQPMLAALEGGDSLIIFPEGTRNLEDGLLPFKSGLYHLAKSYPQAELIPVWIANLNRVMPKGRVLPLPLLCTTSFGAPLQLEDGEDKAAFLARSRDALLALAPEHV, from the coding sequence ATGTTAGAACCCGTGGTCGCCACCCTGATTACCTCGATGGCCCGCACCGTCACCGGCGCCCGTAGCCTGTGGCTGGGGTGCGCGCCGGTGCCGGTGCAGCGCATCTACTTCGCCAACCACAGCAGCCACGGTGATTTCGTCTTGCTATGGGCGTCGTTGCCGCAGAACCTGCGCAAATTCACCCGGCCGGTAGCCGGCAGTGATTACTGGAACCAAAGCGCACTGCGCCGCTACATCATCAACCGCGTGTTCAACGGCGTATTGATCGACCGTGAGCGCAAAGACCCTGTGGATAACCCTTTGCAGCCGATGCTGGCCGCGCTGGAAGGTGGTGACTCCTTGATCATCTTTCCCGAAGGCACGCGCAACCTCGAAGACGGTTTGCTGCCGTTCAAAAGCGGCCTGTATCACCTGGCAAAAAGTTACCCACAGGCCGAGTTGATTCCGGTGTGGATCGCCAACCTCAACCGGGTCATGCCCAAGGGTCGCGTACTGCCGCTGCCGTTGCTGTGCACCACCAGCTTTGGCGCGCCGCTGCAATTGGAAGACGGTGAAGACAAGGCCGCCTTCCTTGCCCGCAGCCGCGACGCCCTGCTTGCCCTTGCCCCGGAGCATGTCTGA